The DNA region GTGGAGGCCGCCACGAAACTCGCGGAAGACCATGAGCGCGAACGCCAGCCTTTCGACGTCGTCCACCGGACGTCCGGCGAGTTGCCAGCCGGCGAACAACGCGAGACCGCTCGCGTCCGCGGCGTCCACGAGACGGAACAGCAGCTCCGCCGGACGGCCGGGCTCGCCGGCACCCGAAAGGTTGACGCGTGCCCAGTTGGCCAATGACCGCGAGTAGGCGCGGACCGCGGAGGCCGCGTCGAACGCCGCTGTCGCGGACGGGAGGGCGTACTCGAAGAGCCAAGACGGGAAGATCCCGAACAGCTCCGCGACCACCTTCGGCGGCGGGTCGCCCAGGACGGCGGACCGGCCGCGCAGGTACAGCGTCCGCGGTGACAGCCCCACCTCCGCCTCGACCGCGGCGAGCTCCGGAGAGGTCATGAACTTCCCGCCCAGCACCTGCACCGGACCCCGGATCTCCCGCGCCACCGCGATCGCCGCTTCGTCGGCCATGTCGCCACACCTTCCCGCCCGTTGTTTGATAACAGTGTTACACAACCGGCGGACGGGCGTCGAGGACAAAACGAAGGCCCGGCTGCGCGGCACACCCCGCGCGACCGGGCCTTCGTGAACGAACGAACTCAGCGCTGAACGGGCGCCTGCCCGTCCTCGTCCAGCGTCAACCCCAGCATGTCCAGCAACTGGACGCAGTCATCGACGCCCAGCGCCCCGTTGGCCACCGCCAGCCGGGCGCGCCGCACCTGATCGTCGGACACGCGCTGAGCGTCCCCCTGACCCGTGCGCTGCGCCGGCAGACCACCGGCCAACGTCGTCGAGCTTCCCCCATCGGCACCTTCGTACCGAAGGAGGAACTGTCGCACTTCCACAGACCCACCCATGGTTCCTCCAGACGGCCAACGAACAGCTTGGCCGCGAGGCTAGCCAGAGCCGGCCGCGACACACAGCCCCCGGAGAGTGAACCTGTCGCCACGCTCCGCACAACGCAGAGCGATCACGCGCACACCCGCGCCACATGAACCACAGGCGAACCAGAGGTGGCGCCCCGACCGGAATTCTGCCCGCGCCCACTCGCCCTTCTCAGGAAACCGTGCAACAATCGATTTGCTGACACACCCCCGGTCAGCGCCTGTGGAGATCCCCTCCGACCCCCGCGTTCCTCCCCCTGGCGCGGGGTCGCTCCGTTTTCTGGGGGCCACCCCCAGACCCCAGGTTCCTTCAGGTGGCGGTTGGCAGCCCATGCCCGGTCCCGTTGATTTTTCCTCTTCCGGTTGCGGTTCGTGATCACGGGAAAAGGATTTCCTGTCGGCGTTGGGCCGTTCGAGACAAGAAAATCGGTGTGTCGTGGCTCACTGTGGTTGGTTTGCCGAGACCGAACCGTTATCGTGGCCCGGTGCCCCTTCCTTCCCTGAGCCGTCGTAGCGGCAGCCGCACGAACCTGAAGCCGGTCAACCCCGGTCGTCACCGCAACTCCCCCACCAAGGAGGCCGAAGCGGTCGTCGAAGACACGGAGCTCACCAGCTACCTTCGTGCCCTCGCCCCGGAGAACGACCCGGAAAGCACCGGCACCGGCAAGCGTTTCGGCGAAGCGCAGGTCTTCCAGCTGCGGATGAACCTCATCGCCTGCGAACAGCTCAAGGACGCCGCCGCCGAGCGCAACCTGTCGCCGCAGGCGCTGGCGCAGGAATGGATCCTCGAGCGCCTTTCGTGGGAGTCGCAGGCCAACTCGGCCCAGCAGCGCCGCCACGAAGAGGCCCACACCGACGAATTCCGCTTCGACGCCAACGCGTGGGATCAGCCCGTTCCGCGCTGACTCTCACCCCGGAACGGAACAGCACAACAGAAGAAGCTTGAGCAGCAAAGGGAAAAGCCCCCGGCGAGATCGCCGGGGGCTTTTCCGATCAGTCTGAGCAACGCCTGAAGGGCGGACTCAGATCGCGCGGACCTTCTGGGCCTGCGGGCCCTTCTGGCCCTGACCGACCTCGAACTCCACTCGCTGGTTCTCCTCGAGCGTGCGGAAACCGCGCCCCTCGATCTCCGAGTAGTGAACGAAGACGTCGCCCTCGCCGCCATCCTGCGCGATGAAGCCGAAGCCCTTCTCCGCGTTGAACCACTTCACAGTGCCTTGCGCCACCGCTTTACTCCTCGTTGCACATCCGCTTCGAGTGCCTCCGAAGCGACACCCAGACCGTCCCGGGCGGTTCCAACGAGTCGAGCGAAGAGCGCGTCACCGGCTCATGGCTCGCGTCAGAAGTTCCGCGAGTGTGAAGCCACGAACACGCAAAACGACGGCCTGATGGCAGCGTACCGGGATCTGGCCATATTTGAAGCCCGTGATCGGACTCTGGGCACCCCCAAGTACCAAGGTCACCGGAACGTCGTATACCGATCCGGCTTCTGTCGGACCCCCTCGCTAGCCTGTCGCCGCACGCCGACCTCAGGTCATCGCCGGACACGGACCGAAGTCGGCCATGCCCCGATCGTGAACTACGATCCACCCGATTGTGACTCGCATCACTCTCGGTGGGATCAACTTACGGGGCTGTCCGGACGTCATGGTCGGTGTACAGGGGAGCAAAGGGGAAGCTTTGAGGTTCACGGAAACCGCGCGCCGCCGGGCGGCGATCGCGGCACTGGGGTTGGTGGCCGTTCTGACGCTGGGGGCGTGCAGCAGCGAGCCGACCGTGTCGGCCAGCGGGCCGGACGGCGGCGGGCCGGTCAGCAGCGACACCGGCGGCAAGGCGCCCGCGCCCGCCAAGCTGACGTACGAGCCCGCCGCGGGCGCGCAGGACGTCGCGCCCGGGCAGCCCATCAAGGTCAGCGTCGCCGACGGCACGCTCGACCAGGTCGTGCTGACCAATCCGGACGGCAAGCAGGTCGCGGGGCAGCCGTCCGAGGACAAGAAGAGCTGGTCCACCACCGAGCAGCTCGGCTACGGCAAGTCCTACACGTGGTCCGGCAAGGCCACCGGCACCGACGGCAAGCCCGTCGACATCGGCGGCGCCTTCACCACGGTCAAGCCGCGCAAGCAGGTGGGCGCGAACATCAACGTCTTCGACGGGCAGACCTACGGCGTCGCCATGCCGATCACGCTGACGTTCCCGAGCAAGGTCACCGACAAGGCCTCCGTCGAGAAGGCGCTGTCGGTCGAGACCACGCCCAAGACCGAGGGTTCCTGGGCCTGGGTCCACGACGACACCTCGGTGCACTGGCGGCCGAAGGCGTACTGGCAGCCCGGCACCACGGTGAAGTTCAACGCCAAGATCTACGGCGTCAAGATCGGCGAAGGCGTGTACGGCAAGGAAGACCGCTCGGCGAGCTTCACGATCGGCCGCTCGCAGATCGTCAAGGGCAACACCCAGACCCACCGGCTCGTGGTGATCCGCGACGGGCAGCAGATCGCGGACTACCCGGCCAGCTACGGCCTCGACGCCGACCCGGGCCGCGTCACGCCGAGCGGCACGCACGTGGTGATGTCCAAGCACGACACGTATTCGATGACCAACGAACGCTACGACTACGAGAACATCGTCGTGCCGTCCGCGGTGCGGTTCTCGACCAACGGCGAGTTCATCCACGGCTACGCGCCTTCGATCTGGGCGCAGGGCAAGAAGAACATCTCGCACGGCTGCGTGAACCTGGCGCCGGCGAACGCCAAGGCGTACATGGACGGCGCCCTGGTCGGGGATCCCGTCGAGATCGAGGGCAGCACGGTGAAGATCAACCGGGCGCGCGACTACAGCGACTGGACCTACTCCTGGGACGAGTGGACGAAGCTGTCCGCCCTCGCGAGCTGAAGTACTTCCATGGAACCGGGCGGCCGGAGACCTTCGCGGTCTCCGGCCGTTCGTGCTTCGGAATCCGCGAAAACTCGATGCAACCGAGGATCGGGCGGGACGCATGTCTAACGACGTAAGGCGCCGCGGCCAATGAGCGGCGCCCGGATCGAGGAGACTCTCTTGCGTACTCGTATCGCTCTCACTCTCGGCGCGCTGCTGCTGGCGGGCGGCGCCGCCTTCGCGACCACGTCGCTGGCGTCGGCCGATCAGAGCGCGCCGTCGCCGACGGCCACCCAGGCGCCCCAGCCGCCGGTCAAGGCGCCCACCACCACGCGGCCGGCGGAACCGCCCCGGGCCACCACCGCCCCGCCGCGTCCGGAGCCCGCCCCGCGGACGACCGGCCCCGCCGTCGTGAAGCCGGGCGAGCACCGCGTGCCCAAGGCCGTTCCCGCCGGGCCGACCGGGGATCTGCACCTCCCCGCCATCGTCGAAGGAGCCGGTAACTAGGTGTCGTCGAGCCGCTCGTCGAAGACCGGGACGGGCTCGCCGTGGGACGGCGAGTTCGCCCGGTACTTCGACGAGCGCGCGCACAACCTGCGTGCCACCGCGTACCTCCTGTGCGGGGACTGGCATCAGGCCGAGGACATCACCCAGGCCGCGCTGCTGAAGCTGTACCTGGCTTGGCCGAGGCTCTCCCGGCACGACGCGCTCGACGGCTACGCGCGCAAGATCGTGCTGCGGACGTTCCTGTCCGAGCATCGGCGCGTCTGGCGCAAACGCGAGAAGCTCACGGACGCTCTTCCCGACGTCCCGAGCGAAGCGAACGGCACGGAACAGGAGATGCTGGTCAGGCATGCCCTGTCCGGCATCGCCCCGAAGCAGCGCGCCGTGCTGGTGTTGCGCTACTTCGAAGATCTCAGCGTCGACGAGACGGCCGCGGCGCTGGGCTGCAGCACCGGGAACGTGAAGAGCCAGAGCGCGCGGGGGCTGGCGACCCTGCGCAAGCGGCTCGGACCGCATTTCAGCGAACTGGCCTTGAGCGGAGCGCACGAAGATGGGAGGTGAGGAGATGGACGAGGACATCAAAGGCGTGCTTTCGCACGGCGCGAGCGGTCCCCCGCTGGGTATCCGGGCGGCGGACATCATCGAGCGGGGTGGCCGGATCCGGCGACGACGCAAACGGCTGGCCGTGGCGGGGAGTTCGCTGGCGACGATCGGGGTGATCGTGTTCGGCGCGATCGCCGTCGGCGGCCGCGGCGGTGAGGGGCCCGCGCCGGTCCAGCCCGCGGGCCCTGGCCTGTCGACCATCGCCCCTTCCCCGGTCTCGCCCGCGCCGTCGGAGTCGACCCCTCGGCCGGAGGTCACTCCCGAGGCGCCGCCTGCGGCCTCCTCGGCCCCGGCGACTCATCAGCCGCGTTCGACGCCGAAGACCGTCACGCCCGGCCGCACGACGACCACCGTCCCCCGCGCGCGCCCATCCCGACGAAGCAGCCGAGCGAGCCCCCGACGACGGCCTCGACTCGCTGATCCCCCGTCCGGAACGTCCGATTCCCGAAGTGTGACCCAAAGTAATCGGAAATTCTCCGACATCGGCTTCACCTGGTGGTTCGTCACCGTCTTGGGGGAACGGCGCTCTCACGACCGATCCGAAACGCTGAACACGGACGTTTGAACCCCTACGGTCGAGGGAACAAACCCTCGACGATGGGTAAGTAAACGGGTGGGTCGGGAGGTCAAACCCATGGCCGAAGAGGCGCTGAGCGCGTCATATCAGGAAAAAGGGGAACCGGCGGAGGCCCCACCTGAACAGATCAGAAAGGCCGTCGCCGGAGCGGCGATGGGTAACTGCATCGAGTGGTACGACTTCGGTGTTTTCGGCTTCATGCCGGCCATTCTGGGGCAAGTCTTCTTCAACGCGTCGAGCACTTCCGAAGGCGCTCTGGCGACCTTCGCGGTCTTGGCGATCACGTTCATCGTCCGGCCGTTCGGCAGCTTCGTGTTCGGTCCGCTGGGGGACAAGATCGGGCGCCAGAAGGTTCTCGCGCTGACGATCATCCTGATGTCCGGGTCGACGTTCATCATCGGCCTGTTGCCGTCCTACGCGACGATCGGCCCCGCCGCGGCGGTCCTGCTGATCCTGTTGCGCACCATCCAAGGTTTCTCGGCGGGCGGTGAGTACGGCGGCGCGGCGACGTTCATCGCGGAGTACGCGCCCGCCCGGCGCCGTGGTTTCTGGGGCAGCTGGCTGGAGTTCGGCACGCTCGTCGGTTTCGCGATGGGCGCCGGCTTCGTCACGATCTTCACCGTCGTGCTCGGCGACGAGGCCATGCGCGAATGGGGCTGGCGCCTGCCGTTCCTGATCGCGGGCCCGCTCGGCATCGTCGGTCTCTACCTGCGGAACAAGCTGGAGGACACTCCGCTGTTCCAGGAGATCGAGAAGAAGGACCAGGTCGAGAAGTCGCCGCTGAAGGCGCTGCTCAAGAAGCACTGGACGTCGATCCTGCACCTCATCGGC from Amycolatopsis sp. EV170708-02-1 includes:
- a CDS encoding SCO6745 family protein; translated protein: MADEAAIAVAREIRGPVQVLGGKFMTSPELAAVEAEVGLSPRTLYLRGRSAVLGDPPPKVVAELFGIFPSWLFEYALPSATAAFDAASAVRAYSRSLANWARVNLSGAGEPGRPAELLFRLVDAADASGLALFAGWQLAGRPVDDVERLAFALMVFREFRGGLHFAALRAVGLTVPEAVVADPEGGRARLLRTAWSEEAADRLIAAAEAKGDLRQRWRHAEDLTDRRVAELLAVTLTGDEREELRRRLGALEDALVLIS
- a CDS encoding cold-shock protein produces the protein MAQGTVKWFNAEKGFGFIAQDGGEGDVFVHYSEIEGRGFRTLEENQRVEFEVGQGQKGPQAQKVRAI
- a CDS encoding Ig-like domain-containing protein, with protein sequence MVGVQGSKGEALRFTETARRRAAIAALGLVAVLTLGACSSEPTVSASGPDGGGPVSSDTGGKAPAPAKLTYEPAAGAQDVAPGQPIKVSVADGTLDQVVLTNPDGKQVAGQPSEDKKSWSTTEQLGYGKSYTWSGKATGTDGKPVDIGGAFTTVKPRKQVGANINVFDGQTYGVAMPITLTFPSKVTDKASVEKALSVETTPKTEGSWAWVHDDTSVHWRPKAYWQPGTTVKFNAKIYGVKIGEGVYGKEDRSASFTIGRSQIVKGNTQTHRLVVIRDGQQIADYPASYGLDADPGRVTPSGTHVVMSKHDTYSMTNERYDYENIVVPSAVRFSTNGEFIHGYAPSIWAQGKKNISHGCVNLAPANAKAYMDGALVGDPVEIEGSTVKINRARDYSDWTYSWDEWTKLSALAS
- a CDS encoding SigE family RNA polymerase sigma factor, yielding MSSSRSSKTGTGSPWDGEFARYFDERAHNLRATAYLLCGDWHQAEDITQAALLKLYLAWPRLSRHDALDGYARKIVLRTFLSEHRRVWRKREKLTDALPDVPSEANGTEQEMLVRHALSGIAPKQRAVLVLRYFEDLSVDETAAALGCSTGNVKSQSARGLATLRKRLGPHFSELALSGAHEDGR
- a CDS encoding MFS transporter, translating into MAEEALSASYQEKGEPAEAPPEQIRKAVAGAAMGNCIEWYDFGVFGFMPAILGQVFFNASSTSEGALATFAVLAITFIVRPFGSFVFGPLGDKIGRQKVLALTIILMSGSTFIIGLLPSYATIGPAAAVLLILLRTIQGFSAGGEYGGAATFIAEYAPARRRGFWGSWLEFGTLVGFAMGAGFVTIFTVVLGDEAMREWGWRLPFLIAGPLGIVGLYLRNKLEDTPLFQEIEKKDQVEKSPLKALLKKHWTSILHLIGIVVMLNVADYIVITYLETYLKDVVGFSGHAPLLIILATIALMLILIVPIGMLSDRIGRKPILIASCASFLVLPIPAFSLMGAAADDQNGWQLTLGVLMIAVPLVLILAVLAATLPAMFPTQERYGGFSIGYSVSTAAFGGTASYIIGSLVTSTGDNLWPAYYLMGAAAIAAIPILLLPETAGVSLRGIVNSRIARRRKPETATPGGASELPAS